One Leptospira levettii genomic window, TCATTTGCATACAAACTAAATTGATCAAAAATGATCTCATCTAAGTGGAAACTTTCTTTTTCTTTTTGTTTTACTGTATGAATTGATTCTTCCATTGCAGTATCTAAATATTGTAATCGTTTTACTACAGCGCTAAAGGATGAAATAGATTGGAATTGAGTGACGATTAAAGAAAATGCATTCAATAATGTAGTAAATGCAAGTCCAGCTTGTGTAATCACTCCAAATTGAATTTCGCCCCTCATATAACTTGGTGCGATGAGTAACATTGGAATGATTTGAATGAAATAATTGTAACTATTGGTAAAAAGACTTAACCGAAAATTGACAGATATTAATTTTTTAAAGTTAGTCACTAGTTTTTTCAATTTTGATTTTAATCTAACGGACATTCGTAATTCACGATGGGTTAGGGCAATGGACTCTGCATGTTGTTTGATATGAAGTAAATCTGACCTATAATTTGCCTCTAAATCGAGTTGGTTGTAGTTGATTCGAATCAAATCTTTACCCAAAAGGATTGTTGAAATGGTTCCAATCATAGCATAGAGTACAGCAACAAAAAATAAAATTGGATTGATACTCCAAAGTACACCTGCAAACGAAACAGCAGAAAAAACTCCTCCTAAAAACAGTAAGATAAAAGACAAAGTAGTTGTGGTGAAGGCTTTCACATCATCTGTGATCCTTTGGTCAGGATTTTCGATACCTTTTTTGTTTAGAATGGAATGGTAAGTTTTTTCACTTAAATACGATTCTGTAAATTTCCAAGTTAACTGCTCTCTCCATAGTACACCCAGTCTTTCCTCAATAAATCGATATATAGCTCCAATACCTGATGAAATGATAAATACGACGCCATACAACAGGGCATAGTGGAGAAATGACTGAGAGTTTTTTTGTTCCAGAGCTGAAATAAAATCTCTACCTACAAAACTATTGAATACATTAAATCCATTGAATGTTATGACAAGTAGGAGTAATAATATACTATATCGGATAGCCGAGGGTCCTTGTTTTGAGTGAAACAATTGTGAAATGAATCGAAGTAAATGTTGAGTAATGGATAGTTTGTTAGGTTCTGATAGCATGAATGAAATTTGATATTATTTGAATCAAATTTCATTGGATTGCAAGGTTTATTTTAAGATTCTAATAATTGAATGGTGATATCGGTCCAAACTTCTTTTAAAACCAATGAAATCGTTTGGTTCCACAACTCGTAAGAAGATTCTTCCAATGTATTTAATAATACAGGAACAAGTTTGGAGAAGTTTTCTATTGGAATTGACAACATGTTGTAATGGTTTGCTAATATTGAAATTTCTTTTTTTAAAGATTTTGGGTTGCCAAGTTTATCAACAATCGATTCTAAGATTTGGAGTAAAGGAATTAAATCTCCTTCGTTTGATGCTGAGGAATTTTCCAAATTTACGTTTTTGTTTCGAAAAGATTCTAAATTGTTTTCGTAATTATGGATCCATTTGGGGTATTTTGTATTCAGTTGATCAAAGTACTGTTGGGTAAGTAGGATGGAATCTTTTTCTTTGAAGCCGATCACAGAGTATGCTTTCATCACATCCGATTTTCCTCTCAGTTTTGTGATTACTTTTTTATCAATGGACAATAATTTACCAATTGTATCATAAATGACATCAGATACCAAAAAACGGGTGTTTGTTTTTTTATTTAATGCTTCGAGCCTACTTGCCACATTGACTACATCACCTAAAACGGTTTGGCTCTTAAACTCGGAATGGCCAATATCTCCATAAATGACATTCCCTGCATGTAGTCCTAATCGAATATCAAATGTAAAATTGAAACGATCTTTCATTTCTATATTGAATTTCTGTAATTGATCAAACATTCGTAAACAAGCACGAATAGCAGATTTCATTGTTTCAGTTTTGAGATTTTGGATCTCTTCTTCTTGGGATTGTTTGGACCCTTTTGCATTAGAAATTTGAAAAAATGCTAAAATTCCATCACCAATGAATTTATCAATTTCACCACCATTGTTGAGAATGGGTTCACTCATTTCATGAAAAAAACGATTTAATACAAATACAACATCATAAGCTAAATTGGATTCTGTAAAAGAAGTAAAACCTTTGATGTCCAAAAATAAAATGACTGCAAAACATTCTTCGCCGGTGTTAGAAGACTTGGACTCACTCGTAACTGTTTTTAAATCTTTATTATCACGAATGATCCTTCTCACTCCAATGTCTCCAAACACTTCGGTTTGGCATGCTAATCGAATTTCACTGGGCCACCCTTTGCGATCTGCAAGTAATTGTTCCCTTTCGTTTCGGTTGCTTAAATTGGAAATTCCATCTGAAACATAAACACGACAAGTGGTACACTTTGTATTCCCACCACATAGATGGTACAATGGATATTCATGTTTAAGTGCAGTTTCTAAGATTGTTGTCCCTTTTTTTTCCGATTTCAATCGGGTGGTTTCTTTGTCGTAAAATATGATCTGCAATTTTTTGAATCCGAGTTTAAGGTGGTTGGGTTTAAAATAGGGGAAATTTGGAACCGTAGCAAGTAAGAATTCTCGTTTTTTTTTACAAAATTGTAGTGATCGAACCACAAAATCAAAAAAATGATAAAAAACTAATTGCATTAGTTAAATAAACTAATTATATTAGTTTTATGAAAGTTCACTACCACTATTTCCCCATTTTACTACCGATTCTTTTCCCATTGTGCCTTTGGGCAGATGATTTCCCAAAAAACGAGAAACCAATCACTTCCTATTTCGCATTAGAAGAAGGAAAAATTGCGTATACCAAGTCGGGATCAGGGAAACAAAATTTTATTTTATTACCTGGAATTGGAGATCGAAAGGAAAGTTATTCTGATTTGGTCCATTTATTAAAAAACGACGGAAATGTATATACCTTTGATTTGCGAGGATTGGGTGAATCAGATGTTAGTTTTACATCTTATGGACCAAAGGAAACTGCTTTGGATATTCTTTCTTTCATCCAGAAAAATAATCTGCAAAATGTTTATATCATAGCCAATTCGATGACAGCTGCATCAGCAGTGTACATTCAGTCCAAAGAAAAAAAACGAGTGTTAGGAATGGTTTTATCAGGACCTTTTGTTCGAGACAAAGAACCTATGTCTTGGGGTTTAAAATCTATGTTACAAATTGCCTTTCGTGGTCCTTGGGGGCCAAGTGCTTGGGCCAAATTTTATGAATCTCTTTTTCCGATCCAACCGCCAAAAGATATCGAGGAACGTAAGGAAAAACTCAAAGAAAATTTAAAAGAAGAGGGAAGGATGGTCGCACTTCGTTCTATGTTATTTGCACCAAAAGAGGAATGTGAAAATGAACTTGCCCATGCAAAAGGGAATCACATCATCATCATGGGATTAAAGGACCCCGATTTCACAAATCCAGAAGAAGAAACAAATTGGATACGGGATACCATTGGTGGAAAGGTATATCTTTATGAAAATGGTGGGCATTATCCCTTTGTAGAAGAACCCAACCGTTTCTATTCAGATATAAAATCATTATGGCAAAAAAAATAAAAAACAAAATCGGAAGACCCAAAAAAGGCCAAACCCAAATCAGTCGTAGTTTGATTCTGGATTTGGCTTGGGAAACCATTCAAAACGTGGGTTTTTCTGAATTTCGTTTGGCAACTTTAGCAGAGACACTTGGCATTCGAACTCCATCATTATATAACCATATAAAGGACACAGAGGATATATTTGGTGAGATACGAAAGAGAGCCTTGCAAGTATTAGGTGATAGGTTGGAACAAAATTTAAAAAAGTCCGATCCCACAAAAGAACGGATTCGAAACTTTTTAAAATCCTATCGAAGTTTCGCCAAAGATTTCCCTCATATGTACCCTCTTGTCATTGTTGCTACCGAATCGGATCCGGAACTCAAATTACTTGGGGATCGTATCTTACAACTCTGTCTGTTTGCATTCCAATTTGAAACATTAGACAAAGAAGTGGTCCATCGGATTCGGATCATCCGTTCTCTGGTACACGGATTTATTGAACTAGAACGAGAAGGAGGTTTTGGCCGTAAGGAGTCTATCGAGGAAAGTTTTATGAAACTAACAGAATCTCTCGAAACAGGAAAACTCTGGTAAAACTTTACTTTTCGGGAGAATGCGCGTGCGAAAACCTGGGAATACACTTATGGCAGCACTTACGATTACATTACCCGATGGAAGTTCTAAGGAACTCGAATCAGGAAAGTCATTTTCTGATTTTGTCCAAAACCAACTGCCTTTCTTAAAAGAGAAAGCTCTTGCCGTTGTCTTGTCCGATGGACGGACTGTTGATTTATCTTTTGTTCCTACCGAAAACACGAGTGTCAAATTCCTCACCTTTGATGACAAAGATGGAAAAGAAGTTTTCCA contains:
- a CDS encoding ABC transporter ATP-binding protein/permease, which gives rise to MLSEPNKLSITQHLLRFISQLFHSKQGPSAIRYSILLLLLVITFNGFNVFNSFVGRDFISALEQKNSQSFLHYALLYGVVFIISSGIGAIYRFIEERLGVLWREQLTWKFTESYLSEKTYHSILNKKGIENPDQRITDDVKAFTTTTLSFILLFLGGVFSAVSFAGVLWSINPILFFVAVLYAMIGTISTILLGKDLIRINYNQLDLEANYRSDLLHIKQHAESIALTHRELRMSVRLKSKLKKLVTNFKKLISVNFRLSLFTNSYNYFIQIIPMLLIAPSYMRGEIQFGVITQAGLAFTTLLNAFSLIVTQFQSISSFSAVVKRLQYLDTAMEESIHTVKQKEKESFHLDEIIFDQFSLYANDKSKYIIQNLNLKIKRKERWLITSIDENTKLIFFRTLAGLNRQDEGRILKPNRDEVLFLPEQPYLPPGRLRNVIVPAILGNSIPDSRVMKELKNHNLDTLVKRLGGLSTLKEWDDELSLAEKFKISTIRIQFAKPKFVVIDRPTSSVGKFEVSKVLKNFHSLGITTIILAKGEETALEYDYHLNFGHFGKWKLNTMSPFLKEN
- a CDS encoding TetR/AcrR family transcriptional regulator, whose translation is MAKKIKNKIGRPKKGQTQISRSLILDLAWETIQNVGFSEFRLATLAETLGIRTPSLYNHIKDTEDIFGEIRKRALQVLGDRLEQNLKKSDPTKERIRNFLKSYRSFAKDFPHMYPLVIVATESDPELKLLGDRILQLCLFAFQFETLDKEVVHRIRIIRSLVHGFIELEREGGFGRKESIEESFMKLTESLETGKLW
- a CDS encoding adenylate/guanylate cyclase domain-containing protein, translated to MKSEKKGTTILETALKHEYPLYHLCGGNTKCTTCRVYVSDGISNLSNRNEREQLLADRKGWPSEIRLACQTEVFGDIGVRRIIRDNKDLKTVTSESKSSNTGEECFAVILFLDIKGFTSFTESNLAYDVVFVLNRFFHEMSEPILNNGGEIDKFIGDGILAFFQISNAKGSKQSQEEEIQNLKTETMKSAIRACLRMFDQLQKFNIEMKDRFNFTFDIRLGLHAGNVIYGDIGHSEFKSQTVLGDVVNVASRLEALNKKTNTRFLVSDVIYDTIGKLLSIDKKVITKLRGKSDVMKAYSVIGFKEKDSILLTQQYFDQLNTKYPKWIHNYENNLESFRNKNVNLENSSASNEGDLIPLLQILESIVDKLGNPKSLKKEISILANHYNMLSIPIENFSKLVPVLLNTLEESSYELWNQTISLVLKEVWTDITIQLLES
- a CDS encoding alpha/beta fold hydrolase gives rise to the protein MKVHYHYFPILLPILFPLCLWADDFPKNEKPITSYFALEEGKIAYTKSGSGKQNFILLPGIGDRKESYSDLVHLLKNDGNVYTFDLRGLGESDVSFTSYGPKETALDILSFIQKNNLQNVYIIANSMTAASAVYIQSKEKKRVLGMVLSGPFVRDKEPMSWGLKSMLQIAFRGPWGPSAWAKFYESLFPIQPPKDIEERKEKLKENLKEEGRMVALRSMLFAPKEECENELAHAKGNHIIIMGLKDPDFTNPEEETNWIRDTIGGKVYLYENGGHYPFVEEPNRFYSDIKSLWQKK